A region of Kribbella sp. NBC_01245 DNA encodes the following proteins:
- a CDS encoding response regulator transcription factor yields the protein MRVVIADDSALLREGLARLLAESGVDVCETVADATGLIAAVDRHQPDVAIVDIRMPPTYTHEGAAAAIELRDRMPALGVLLLSQAVETHFASQLLRRHAERFGYLLKDRVVDVETLMGALRTISAGGTVLDPEIVRHLMRADSASDPLAALTERERDVLALMAEGRSNTAIANRLTVSLKTVESHIANIFSKLGLHGAQDDHRRVLAVLAALQGSG from the coding sequence ATGCGCGTAGTCATCGCGGACGACTCCGCCCTGCTCCGCGAAGGTCTTGCCCGGCTGCTGGCCGAGTCCGGCGTCGACGTCTGCGAGACCGTTGCCGACGCCACCGGCTTGATCGCGGCCGTTGATCGGCACCAGCCGGACGTCGCGATCGTCGACATCCGGATGCCCCCGACGTACACGCATGAGGGCGCCGCGGCGGCGATCGAGCTCCGGGATCGGATGCCCGCGCTCGGCGTACTCCTGCTGTCTCAGGCGGTCGAGACCCACTTCGCCTCCCAATTGCTACGGCGTCATGCCGAGCGGTTCGGCTACTTGCTCAAAGACCGGGTCGTCGACGTCGAGACGCTGATGGGTGCCCTGCGCACCATTTCGGCCGGGGGTACGGTGCTCGACCCGGAGATCGTGCGGCACTTGATGCGTGCGGACTCGGCCAGCGATCCCCTTGCAGCGTTGACGGAGCGGGAGCGCGACGTACTCGCTCTGATGGCCGAGGGCCGGTCCAACACAGCGATCGCGAACCGGCTGACCGTCAGCCTCAAGACGGTCGAAAGCCACATCGCGAACATCTTCAGCAAACTCGGGCTGCACGGCGCCCAGGACGACCACCGACGCGTTCTCGCCGTACTCGCCGCTCTGCAGGGATCCGGTTAG
- a CDS encoding sensor histidine kinase, with protein MGTFARVLARVVAWPLAPALFAWQLAIHQRLGGVPGIGPADVLYLVAMLVCWAVGVLLTWRVVDQPAGWAFLGLGTSLTWSGFAELYTEFALGPAQNANGPLMATFSDTSFVWWFVFLALGLQFTPAVRSTSRALPVLTVVSGVVYQIAALLRSTHLERPHDEIVSPWAIPGIAGPIGMLAAVSVVVLGLCLLASVYVLVAAFRRARGEARQQLLWLVAGAMPLAPCVVAAFAASYAGFDEAAGWVLSVCVITLALGAAMSVAKYRLYDVERIVTDSAAYAISTGAVIAVFGVVVVVITRSIPVRADSQLLTILATLAAAGVARPAYTWARRVVDRHFNRRRFDAVQVVRAGLAESPAPDLGVLLVEATGDPQARVLFPADDGWVTSDGRVAVPGQDVVDVVRRGQVSARIEFDPSRCDRTVVAAVAQEAAAEIDNLGLRAELARQVEQITESRARLAGAHLDERRRMERDLHDGAQQRILAIALQLRSARVNGGDTVLRAEVDRAITDLALTVQELRDLASGLQPAALAGGGLRAATDELASRIPVRMKLDVVDQRFPASVESGAWFVIAEAVSNAVKHAGVDEVTIRVSASPSHLRVAVLDDGVGGVDPHGRGLQGLADRVAALGGVLSAVDQPGGGTRVEAVLPCA; from the coding sequence ATGGGCACGTTTGCGCGGGTGCTGGCACGGGTGGTCGCCTGGCCGCTCGCACCTGCGCTCTTCGCCTGGCAGCTCGCGATCCACCAGCGACTCGGCGGCGTGCCGGGAATCGGGCCCGCGGACGTGCTCTACCTCGTCGCCATGCTGGTCTGCTGGGCGGTGGGCGTACTCCTCACCTGGCGAGTCGTCGACCAGCCCGCCGGCTGGGCCTTCCTGGGACTCGGCACCAGCCTGACCTGGAGCGGGTTCGCCGAGCTGTACACCGAGTTCGCGCTTGGCCCGGCCCAAAACGCGAACGGGCCGCTGATGGCCACCTTCAGCGACACGAGCTTCGTCTGGTGGTTCGTCTTCCTGGCTCTCGGCCTCCAGTTCACCCCTGCCGTCCGGTCGACGTCCCGCGCCCTGCCGGTCCTGACCGTCGTCTCCGGCGTGGTCTACCAAATTGCCGCCCTGTTGCGTTCCACGCATCTCGAGCGACCACACGACGAGATCGTCAGCCCCTGGGCGATCCCAGGAATCGCCGGACCGATCGGGATGCTGGCCGCCGTCTCGGTGGTCGTGCTCGGCCTTTGCCTACTTGCCTCGGTGTACGTCCTCGTCGCGGCCTTCCGGCGGGCGAGGGGTGAGGCACGCCAGCAGCTGCTGTGGCTGGTGGCCGGAGCGATGCCGCTGGCGCCATGCGTGGTCGCGGCGTTCGCGGCGTCGTACGCCGGATTCGATGAAGCCGCCGGGTGGGTGCTGAGCGTCTGCGTCATCACCCTCGCGCTGGGCGCCGCGATGTCCGTGGCGAAATACCGCTTGTACGACGTGGAGCGGATCGTCACCGACTCGGCGGCGTACGCGATCTCGACCGGCGCGGTCATCGCCGTCTTCGGTGTGGTGGTCGTGGTCATCACCAGGAGCATTCCCGTACGGGCCGACTCGCAGCTGCTGACGATCCTGGCCACGCTGGCCGCGGCCGGGGTCGCCCGGCCGGCGTACACCTGGGCCCGCCGAGTCGTCGACCGCCACTTCAACCGCCGTCGCTTCGACGCCGTACAGGTGGTGCGGGCTGGGCTCGCAGAGTCTCCCGCGCCCGACCTCGGCGTTCTCCTCGTCGAGGCGACCGGCGACCCGCAGGCGCGTGTGCTCTTCCCGGCCGACGATGGTTGGGTCACCTCGGACGGACGCGTGGCCGTGCCTGGCCAAGACGTGGTCGATGTCGTACGTCGGGGGCAGGTGAGCGCGCGCATCGAGTTCGACCCGTCGCGCTGCGATCGAACCGTCGTGGCAGCCGTCGCCCAGGAGGCCGCCGCGGAGATCGACAACCTGGGCCTGCGGGCGGAACTCGCCAGGCAGGTGGAGCAGATCACTGAGTCGCGGGCCCGTCTCGCCGGCGCGCATCTGGACGAACGCCGGCGGATGGAGCGCGACCTCCACGACGGGGCTCAGCAGCGGATCCTCGCGATAGCCCTGCAGCTACGTTCCGCTCGCGTCAACGGCGGCGACACGGTTCTGCGCGCCGAGGTCGATCGAGCCATCACGGATCTCGCGCTGACGGTGCAGGAGCTCCGCGATCTGGCCAGTGGGCTGCAACCCGCCGCCCTGGCCGGAGGCGGTCTGCGGGCCGCGACCGATGAGTTGGCCAGCCGGATCCCCGTGCGGATGAAGCTCGATGTGGTGGACCAGCGATTCCCGGCGTCCGTGGAAAGCGGGGCCTGGTTCGTCATCGCCGAGGCGGTCTCGAACGCCGTCAAACACGCTGGCGTTGACGAGGTGACGATCCGGGTTTCGGCGAGTCCGTCCCACCTGCGTGTCGCCGTACTCGATGACGGGGTGGGCGGAGTCGATCCCCATGGTCGCGGTCTCCAGGGCCTCGCCGACCGGGTCGCCGCCCTCGGTGGAGTGCTCTCCGCCGTTGACCAGCCTGGTGGCGGGACTCGGGTCGAGGCGGTGCTCCCATGCGCGTAG
- a CDS encoding carboxymuconolactone decarboxylase family protein, producing the protein MRLAILDDGHRLRSRLFMRVVRRLSGQRLDPVAQTALYRPQFFGRPMFAFGGDILRGPSYWTAAEREYLAVFSSRLNDCPFCVRIHTELTRIEGAGLLDVDDTGSVRPQVAAVLPLLEKVTRNPEGIGRADVDEVRAAGVPDEAIADALYVNLIFNLMNRLANAFDFAWDSDEHVRLGARVIHRISYRLPSLLTR; encoded by the coding sequence ATGCGCCTGGCGATCCTGGACGACGGGCACAGGCTGCGGTCGCGGCTGTTCATGCGGGTGGTACGGCGCTTGAGTGGCCAGCGACTCGATCCAGTAGCCCAGACGGCGCTTTACCGGCCCCAGTTCTTCGGACGGCCCATGTTCGCCTTCGGCGGCGACATCTTGCGGGGACCGTCGTACTGGACCGCCGCCGAGCGTGAGTATCTGGCCGTGTTCAGCTCGCGCCTGAACGACTGCCCGTTCTGCGTACGAATCCACACCGAGTTGACCCGGATCGAAGGTGCCGGGTTGCTCGACGTGGATGACACCGGATCGGTGCGACCGCAGGTGGCGGCCGTGCTGCCGCTGCTGGAGAAGGTGACCCGCAACCCCGAGGGCATCGGTCGAGCGGACGTCGACGAGGTCCGCGCGGCCGGCGTCCCCGACGAGGCGATCGCTGATGCCCTCTACGTCAACCTGATCTTCAACTTGATGAACCGGTTGGCGAACGCCTTCGACTTCGCCTGGGATTCCGACGAACACGTCCGCCTCGGCGCGCGCGTGATCCATCGCATCAGCTACCGCCTCCCGAGCCTCTTGACCCGCTGA
- a CDS encoding LysR family transcriptional regulator, which translates to MTLNPWRLRMLNQLATHGTIRAVATALDLSASSVSQQLALLETETHTKLLERTGRRVRLTPAGLILARRAQAILDHMDTVEAELRSFGTEPAGLVRLGAFASAIHSLATPAVIRLARSYPHLEIQVLELEPHESLAALRSGDVDLIVTTTDFVEEPLGPDLDLVPLTTDLIVLVLPPGHPTAGRGPADLAAYADEAWAFDRPQSYMAGLTTRLCRQAGFEPRVVGRFSNYATLLRHVEAGLSVAMLPSLAVDPRYHVVTRPLVVPVTRAITAVVRRGAPPRPAVLTVLEALRQASRPAQGRGSTL; encoded by the coding sequence ATGACGCTCAACCCCTGGCGACTCCGAATGCTGAACCAGCTGGCGACCCACGGCACGATCCGGGCCGTCGCGACGGCTCTCGATCTGAGCGCCTCGAGCGTGTCCCAGCAGCTCGCGTTGCTCGAAACGGAGACCCACACCAAGTTGCTGGAAAGGACCGGCCGACGGGTCCGGCTCACTCCGGCCGGGCTGATTCTGGCCCGCCGGGCCCAGGCGATCCTCGATCACATGGACACCGTCGAGGCCGAGCTGCGCAGTTTCGGTACGGAACCGGCCGGGCTGGTCCGGCTCGGCGCGTTCGCGAGCGCGATCCACAGCCTGGCCACACCTGCGGTGATCCGGCTGGCCCGGTCGTATCCGCACCTCGAGATTCAGGTGCTGGAGCTGGAGCCGCACGAGAGCCTGGCCGCCTTACGGAGCGGGGACGTCGACCTGATCGTCACCACCACGGACTTTGTCGAGGAGCCGCTCGGACCCGACCTCGATCTCGTCCCGCTGACCACCGACCTGATCGTGCTCGTCCTTCCTCCGGGGCACCCAACCGCGGGCCGGGGACCGGCCGATCTCGCGGCGTACGCCGATGAGGCGTGGGCGTTCGACCGGCCCCAGTCATATATGGCCGGCCTGACCACCAGGCTGTGCCGCCAGGCCGGATTCGAGCCGCGGGTGGTCGGCCGGTTCAGCAACTACGCGACGCTACTGCGGCACGTAGAGGCCGGCCTCTCGGTCGCGATGTTGCCGAGCCTCGCCGTAGACCCCCGCTACCACGTCGTCACCCGACCCCTCGTCGTGCCGGTCACCCGCGCGATCACCGCCGTCGTACGCCGCGGCGCCCCACCCCGCCCCGCCGTCCTCACAGTCCTAGAGGCCCTCCGCCAAGCCAGCCGTCCGGCTCAAGGCAGGGGTTCGACTTTGTAG
- a CDS encoding aspartate aminotransferase family protein, translated as MTIWTDIDRHLVRYAGPGTFSPEIIDRAAGSFLFTEDGRRILDFTSGQMSAILGHSHPDIVATVRRQIGTLDHLFSGMLSRPVVDLARRLAGTLPDPLEKVQLLTTGAESNEAAIRMAKLVTGKHEIVSFARSWHGMTQAAANATYSAGRKGYGPAGPGNFAIPAPNTYRPDFTTAAGELDWQRQLDFGFDLIDAQSVGSLAACIVEPILSSGGILEPPVGYFAALQQKCREREMLLIVDEAQTGLCRTGSWYAFERDDVVPDILTLSKTLGAGLPIAAVITSAEIEAAAHDRDYLFFTTHVSDPLVAAVGNTVLDVLIRDRLDERSAKLGTFLRQGLETLADRHPIVGDVRGRGLLAGLELVADGADELGAQVTRRCLELGLHMNIVQLPGMGGVFRIAPPLTATEDELSLGLEILDQALADAGRSRRC; from the coding sequence ATGACGATCTGGACAGATATCGACCGGCATCTGGTTCGCTACGCGGGCCCCGGCACGTTCAGCCCCGAGATCATCGACCGCGCGGCCGGCAGCTTCCTGTTCACCGAGGACGGCCGCCGGATCCTCGACTTCACCTCTGGCCAGATGAGCGCGATCCTTGGGCACTCGCATCCCGACATCGTCGCCACGGTCCGGCGCCAGATCGGCACCCTCGACCACCTGTTCAGCGGGATGCTGAGCCGCCCGGTGGTCGATCTCGCCCGCCGGCTCGCCGGGACCCTGCCCGACCCGCTGGAGAAGGTGCAGTTGCTGACGACGGGCGCGGAGTCGAACGAGGCCGCGATCCGGATGGCCAAGCTCGTCACCGGCAAACACGAGATCGTCTCGTTCGCCCGGTCGTGGCACGGCATGACCCAGGCGGCCGCCAACGCGACGTACAGTGCCGGGCGCAAGGGGTACGGGCCGGCCGGGCCGGGGAACTTCGCCATCCCGGCGCCCAACACGTACCGGCCGGACTTCACCACCGCGGCCGGCGAACTCGACTGGCAACGGCAACTGGACTTCGGCTTCGACCTGATCGACGCGCAGTCCGTCGGCAGCCTCGCCGCCTGCATCGTGGAACCGATCCTGAGCTCCGGCGGCATTCTCGAACCACCCGTCGGCTACTTCGCCGCGCTGCAACAGAAGTGCCGCGAGCGGGAGATGCTGCTGATCGTCGACGAAGCGCAGACCGGGCTCTGCCGGACCGGAAGCTGGTACGCCTTCGAGCGAGACGACGTCGTACCGGACATTCTCACGCTGTCCAAGACACTCGGGGCCGGTCTCCCGATCGCCGCCGTGATCACCAGCGCCGAGATCGAGGCGGCCGCCCACGACCGCGACTACCTCTTCTTCACCACCCACGTCTCGGATCCATTGGTCGCGGCCGTCGGCAACACCGTGCTCGACGTCCTGATCCGGGACCGGCTCGACGAACGGTCCGCGAAACTCGGCACCTTCCTCCGGCAAGGACTCGAGACGCTGGCCGATCGCCATCCGATCGTCGGTGACGTCCGCGGCCGGGGCTTGCTGGCCGGCCTGGAGTTGGTCGCGGACGGCGCCGACGAACTCGGCGCCCAGGTGACCCGGCGGTGCCTCGAACTCGGGCTGCACATGAACATCGTCCAGCTCCCCGGCATGGGCGGCGTATTCCGGATCGCGCCACCCCTGACCGCCACCGAAGACGAGCTGTCCCTAGGCCTGGAGATCCTCGACCAGGCCCTGGCCGACGCCGGCCGGTCTAGGCGTTGCTGA